Proteins from a single region of Apium graveolens cultivar Ventura chromosome 7, ASM990537v1, whole genome shotgun sequence:
- the LOC141670472 gene encoding poly(A) RNA polymerase cid11-like yields the protein MDDPSSSRKRKREKNRERNRRRNASRNPLRDADVFLRRTFYSIVPNKAHRIKSRELIQKVRTAIVAKFKNSEVDVYGSYGSGTALVDSDVDFCVKMETRNALFTIRRITDILLKIGIIVDDDLTRFDMPVPGGTVTVYFTFGLDVESGIHVDLSLNNPLAPISCAFVKAIVDFHFMEKMLLVLIKYFATCHDLNNKKKGLPNTGHIYLGVHVLHKNKVIPHFLKKEHVTDLSELVQEANSYTIVAENFSKSPAVTTVASLLLDYFKYYSEDVDYTTMAISIRGGCLVTKQSLGWPEDETGYRLAILDPFKGDNAGERVKRGWLRRMRKAFKHAREILEDGSRFERLFEPFDFNEITIV from the exons ATGGATGATCCTTCTTCTTCACGGAAGAGGAAGAGGGAGAAGAATCGGGAGAGGAATCGCAGGAGGAATGCGAGTCGCAATCCTCTCCGCGATGCTGATGTTTTTCTTCGGAGAACATTTTACTCTATAGTTCCGAACAAAGCTCATCGGATTAAGAGTCGAGAATTGATTCAGAAAGTGAGGACTGCGATCGTAGCTAAATTCAAGAATTCTGAAGTAGATGTCTACGGTTCTTATGGATCCGGAACTGCTCTTGTGGATAGCGATGTTGATTTCTGTGTGAAAATGGAGACCAGGAATGCTCTGTTCACTATTCGAAGAATCACTGATATTCTCCTAAAAATCGGAATCATTGTGGATGATGAT CTTACGCGGTTCGATATGCCTGTTCCTGGTGGCACTGTGACAGTGTACTTCACATTTGGTCTTGATGTTGAATCAGGAATTCACGTTGATCTATCCCTCAATAACCCATTGGCCCCCATTTCTTGTGCCTTCGTGAAAGCTATTGTTGATTTTCATTTCATGGAAAAGATGCTGCTGGTCTTGATAAAATACTTTGCCACTTGTCATGATCTTAATAACAAAAAAAAGGGACTTCCCAACACTGGCCACATATACCTTGGAGTACATGTTTTGCACAAGAACAAAGTCATCCCTCATTTTTTGAAGAAGGAACATGTTACTGATCTTAGTGAACTTGTACAAGAGGCAAACAGCTATACCATTGTTGCTGAAAACTTCTCTAAATCACCTGCTGTCACAACAGTAGCAAGCCTTCTCCTTGACTATTTCAAGTACTACTCGGAAGATGTAGATTACACTACGATGGCTATATCTATCCGAGGTGGCTGCTTAGTGAC TAAACAATCTCTTGGTTGGCCTGAGGATGAAACGGGATACCGCTTAGCAATTCTAGACCCCTTTAAGGGTGATAATGCAGGTGAAAGAGTTAAGAGAGGCTGGCTAAGAAGAATGAGAAAGGCATTTAAGCATGCTCGAGAAATTCTGGAAGATGGAAGTCGGTTTGAAAGATTATTTGAGCCTTTTGACTTCAATGAAATCACTATTGTTTAG